From the Sphingomonas aliaeris genome, one window contains:
- a CDS encoding TonB-dependent receptor — protein MGATYRCGNRRWHRTAYAATLLGAVSLGSMASAQVAPPVEPAQGEQPSPTGVAEDQTADIVVTGIRSSLASALAEKRSSDNLIEVIQAEDIGKLPDQNLAEVLENVTGLQITRQAGVGNAVQIRGTDANRTEINGVSTVGSGAGRSGISFEDLPAALIASVEVTKVPTAQTIEGSVGGTINLRTIRPLGLKGPLIAARAQVENSDLSKSTLPRLSATVGNNWSTGLGEIGVVLSGSYARLDVANFAPRVDRDAVVLPGTSASSQAFPFLRIQFLQQGLDNYEYETYNGTAALEWKPSDTLKLYFDATLNNQRRTQESHRIQVSGTATPSVVDAMNNTAYETVNFGTLDGPNGSIDLGSVQAALAGTIGIGGATGQVIDPNLRMSSDTGARVTRSRVFDIGAEWDATDDLKLRAEGSLSTSKSRFPNFSTTLDFINPKGPQPVIGRSIDNGTPLEFDLRNGTLQFGIDQSSPFAPTKAQLLDPANYKLQQVTQGANSTDNQERAARFDLTYDTSKLVSFLTSVDAGYRWNRTSAENGEFSNNVTYTNTTTAFNRPSGNLFADILVPGPSNFNAADGRRLYFPDFLLIDGERSFNDPAGVLNALNTAIAASNAARTVGPAIPLLTTPTESFAGFFSIRETTNAAYVQANMATDIGDVTVRGNAGVRWLSTRLSSIGNNIANGSVTGQTVAKSSYKFWLPRFSLVVEPAEKVLVRAGIARDIRRPNFDTLSTSFSFGTGANTPVAVGNPDLVPEAVWSYDLSAEYYFAPSSLVSVGFFHKSRTNLFAQRQQDPAPNLDAQGNLNIDITPPCENGGIYNPIANRNVNNPVQGTGICVPISSTFNVPGTTTQTGIEVALQYNLSQWESSLGFASGFGFIGNFTYQKTGGSAREYRSADGPRTVFSLLGKPNSQDLITLTNLSKYSYNTTLFYDKYGLNARLRYTWRSSYVSNDPFFFGLPRINGSRGQLNASLNYDVTDNINIGVEGINLLRGDQNQYCVNDRALLCFQGLTDRRLTAGISVKF, from the coding sequence ATGGGGGCGACCTATCGCTGCGGCAATCGCCGTTGGCACCGCACGGCCTATGCCGCGACTTTGCTGGGCGCCGTGTCGCTCGGCAGCATGGCATCGGCGCAGGTCGCGCCTCCGGTAGAACCGGCACAGGGCGAACAACCGTCGCCGACCGGCGTCGCGGAGGACCAGACGGCGGACATCGTCGTCACCGGCATCCGCAGTTCGCTCGCCAGCGCGCTGGCCGAGAAACGCAGTTCCGACAATCTGATCGAAGTAATCCAGGCCGAGGATATCGGCAAGCTGCCCGACCAGAACCTTGCCGAAGTGCTGGAAAACGTGACCGGCTTGCAGATCACGCGTCAGGCCGGTGTCGGCAATGCGGTGCAGATCCGCGGTACCGATGCCAACCGGACCGAGATCAACGGCGTGTCCACGGTCGGGTCCGGCGCAGGCCGTTCGGGGATCAGCTTCGAGGATTTGCCCGCCGCATTGATCGCGTCGGTCGAGGTGACCAAGGTGCCGACCGCGCAGACGATCGAAGGATCGGTCGGCGGCACGATCAACCTGCGCACGATCCGTCCGCTCGGGCTGAAGGGCCCGTTGATCGCGGCACGCGCGCAGGTCGAGAATAGCGACCTGTCCAAATCCACCTTACCGCGCCTGTCCGCGACGGTCGGCAACAACTGGAGCACGGGGCTGGGCGAGATCGGCGTGGTGCTGAGCGGCAGCTATGCGCGTCTGGACGTGGCCAATTTCGCGCCGCGCGTCGACCGCGATGCCGTCGTCCTGCCGGGCACCAGCGCGAGTTCGCAGGCGTTTCCGTTCCTGCGTATCCAGTTCCTGCAACAGGGTTTGGATAATTACGAATATGAGACGTATAACGGCACTGCGGCACTCGAATGGAAGCCCAGCGACACGCTGAAGCTGTATTTCGATGCGACGCTGAACAACCAGCGGCGCACGCAGGAAAGCCACCGCATCCAGGTGTCCGGCACCGCCACGCCGTCCGTGGTCGATGCGATGAACAACACCGCGTATGAGACAGTGAACTTCGGTACGCTGGATGGCCCGAACGGTTCGATCGATCTGGGCAGCGTTCAGGCGGCGCTGGCCGGGACGATCGGGATTGGCGGCGCGACGGGGCAGGTGATCGACCCCAATTTGCGCATGTCGAGCGACACCGGCGCGCGCGTGACGCGCAGCCGCGTGTTCGATATCGGCGCGGAATGGGATGCCACCGACGACCTGAAGCTTCGCGCGGAAGGATCGCTATCGACGTCGAAATCCCGATTCCCGAACTTCTCGACCACGCTCGACTTCATCAATCCGAAGGGGCCGCAGCCGGTCATCGGACGGAGCATCGACAATGGCACGCCGCTCGAATTCGACCTGCGCAACGGCACGCTGCAATTCGGCATCGATCAATCGAGCCCCTTCGCCCCGACCAAGGCGCAATTGCTCGATCCCGCCAACTATAAACTCCAGCAAGTCACGCAGGGTGCGAACTCGACCGACAACCAGGAACGCGCCGCGCGTTTCGACCTGACCTACGATACGTCGAAGCTGGTGTCGTTCCTGACCTCGGTCGATGCGGGCTATCGCTGGAACCGGACGTCGGCGGAGAATGGCGAATTCTCGAACAACGTCACCTATACGAACACGACGACCGCGTTCAATCGACCGTCCGGCAATCTGTTCGCCGACATCCTGGTTCCGGGGCCGAGCAACTTCAACGCGGCCGACGGGCGCAGGCTGTATTTCCCCGATTTCCTGCTGATCGACGGCGAGCGGTCGTTCAACGATCCGGCAGGCGTGCTGAACGCGCTGAACACCGCGATCGCCGCGAGCAATGCCGCGCGCACCGTAGGCCCGGCAATCCCATTGCTGACCACGCCGACGGAATCCTTCGCCGGCTTCTTCAGCATCCGCGAGACGACCAACGCCGCATATGTGCAGGCGAACATGGCGACGGACATCGGCGACGTGACGGTGCGCGGCAATGCCGGCGTGCGGTGGCTGAGCACGCGCCTGTCCTCCATCGGCAACAATATCGCGAACGGATCGGTCACCGGCCAGACGGTAGCGAAGAGTTCGTACAAATTCTGGCTGCCACGCTTCAGCCTGGTCGTCGAACCGGCGGAGAAGGTGCTGGTGCGCGCCGGCATCGCGCGCGACATAAGGCGGCCGAATTTCGACACGCTGTCGACGTCCTTCTCCTTCGGCACCGGCGCGAACACGCCCGTCGCGGTCGGCAATCCCGATCTCGTGCCCGAAGCGGTCTGGTCGTACGATCTGTCGGCCGAATATTATTTCGCGCCGTCCAGCCTGGTCAGCGTCGGTTTCTTCCACAAGAGCCGCACCAACCTGTTCGCGCAGCGCCAGCAGGATCCCGCGCCCAATCTGGATGCGCAGGGCAATCTGAACATCGATATCACGCCGCCGTGCGAGAATGGCGGCATCTACAACCCGATCGCCAATCGCAACGTGAACAACCCCGTTCAGGGCACGGGCATCTGCGTGCCGATCAGTTCGACGTTCAACGTGCCGGGAACGACGACGCAGACGGGCATCGAGGTCGCGCTGCAATACAATTTGTCGCAGTGGGAAAGCAGCCTGGGCTTTGCGTCCGGCTTCGGCTTCATCGGGAACTTCACGTACCAGAAGACGGGCGGATCGGCGCGGGAATATCGTTCGGCTGACGGGCCGCGCACCGTGTTCTCCCTGCTCGGCAAGCCGAATTCGCAGGATCTGATCACGCTGACGAACCTGTCCAAATATTCCTACAACACCACGTTGTTCTACGACAAATACGGGCTGAACGCGCGCCTGCGCTACACGTGGCGGTCGAGCTACGTTTCCAACGATCCGTTCTTCTTCGGCCTGCCACGGATCAACGGCTCGCGTGGGCAGCTGAATGCCAGCCTGAACTACGACGTCACCGACAACATCAACATCGGTGTCGAGGGCATCAACCTGCTGCGTGGCGACCAGAACCAGTATTGCGTCAACGACCGCGCATTGCTGTGCTTCCAGGGGCTGACCGACCGGCGATTGACGGCGGGGATCAGCGTCAAGTTCTGA
- a CDS encoding MFS transporter — translation MKSGEQRSGLRWAVIAMIAAATVINYIDRNALAVMWPQVSKDIGADKSDYALLVTVFMLAYAFGQALFGRIFDVVGTRMGFAIAIVIWSVSIGLHSVARTLGVFAVLRVTLGIGEAGNWPGAAKANALWFPAKERAFAQGIFNAGASLGGIISAPFVALLFAGFGWQGTFLIIAAFGLLWLLPWLWLYRSDPATHPWLSENERAHILGGSGAEDIAATAAITGYSPNFREMLSHKQSWAVIVSRFFLDPVWWLFVSWLPIYLAETFGFDVKQIGYFAWVPFVGAMLGSLSGGWMSGALIGRGWSALNARRVMITAGGVIMMPALLLTMGAADPLYAVLLIAVVLFGFQVAINNIQTLPADFFGGGTVGSLAGISGAAAVAGTLITTWLVPELTKVSFAPIFAIAAGLVPIAILSVWLLGGRTAPIQSRTHSNQQG, via the coding sequence ATGAAGAGCGGCGAACAGAGGTCCGGCCTGCGCTGGGCAGTGATCGCGATGATCGCCGCGGCGACCGTGATCAACTATATCGACCGCAACGCGCTGGCCGTGATGTGGCCGCAAGTGTCGAAGGACATCGGCGCGGACAAGTCGGACTATGCGCTGCTGGTCACCGTCTTCATGCTCGCTTATGCGTTCGGCCAGGCGCTGTTCGGGCGGATCTTCGATGTCGTCGGCACGCGGATGGGGTTCGCGATCGCGATCGTCATCTGGTCGGTGTCGATCGGCCTGCATTCGGTCGCGCGGACGCTGGGCGTGTTCGCCGTGCTGCGCGTCACGCTCGGCATCGGCGAGGCGGGCAACTGGCCCGGTGCCGCCAAGGCCAACGCCTTGTGGTTCCCGGCCAAGGAACGCGCCTTCGCACAGGGGATATTCAATGCGGGCGCGTCGCTCGGCGGGATCATCTCCGCGCCGTTCGTCGCCTTGCTGTTCGCCGGGTTCGGCTGGCAGGGGACGTTCCTGATCATCGCCGCCTTCGGCCTGTTGTGGCTGTTGCCGTGGCTGTGGCTGTATCGCAGCGATCCGGCGACGCATCCCTGGCTGAGCGAGAACGAGCGCGCGCACATATTGGGCGGAAGCGGCGCGGAGGATATCGCCGCCACCGCCGCGATCACCGGCTATTCGCCCAACTTCCGCGAGATGCTGTCGCACAAGCAAAGCTGGGCAGTGATCGTCAGCCGCTTCTTCCTCGATCCGGTCTGGTGGCTGTTCGTGTCTTGGCTGCCGATCTACCTCGCCGAGACGTTCGGGTTCGACGTCAAGCAGATCGGCTATTTCGCGTGGGTGCCGTTCGTCGGCGCGATGCTGGGCAGCCTTTCGGGCGGATGGATGTCGGGCGCGTTGATCGGGCGTGGCTGGAGCGCACTGAACGCGCGGCGCGTGATGATCACCGCAGGCGGCGTCATCATGATGCCCGCCTTGCTGCTGACGATGGGCGCGGCGGATCCGCTTTATGCGGTGCTGCTGATCGCGGTCGTGCTGTTCGGGTTTCAGGTCGCGATCAACAATATCCAGACGCTGCCCGCCGATTTCTTCGGCGGCGGCACGGTGGGATCGCTGGCCGGGATCAGCGGTGCGGCGGCAGTGGCGGGTACGCTGATCACGACGTGGCTCGTCCCCGAACTCACCAAGGTCAGCTTCGCGCCGATCTTCGCGATCGCCGCGGGGCTGGTGCCGATCGCCATCCTGTCGGTGTGGCTGCTCGGCGGCCGCACCGCCCCCATCCAATCCAGAACTCATTCCAATCAACAAGGGTAA
- a CDS encoding SDR family NAD(P)-dependent oxidoreductase, which yields MKFAGKVALVTGGGRDIGKSVSEKLAAGGARVIVNYRSDEAAAQATVDGILAAGGDAVLHRADVTKASEVAGLVEAAGERIDILVNLAGGMVARKTLAEMDEAFFDQVMELNLKSAFLVTKAALPKLGKGSAIVNVASLAGRDGGGPGASIYATSKGALMTLTRSWAKEMGPQGIRVNAVCPGLIGTSFHDIFSKPEGRAAVAGNTPLRREGHPDDVADLIAYLASDEASFLTGTCVDINGGLGFS from the coding sequence ATGAAATTCGCAGGCAAGGTCGCTCTGGTCACCGGTGGCGGACGCGATATCGGCAAATCGGTTTCGGAAAAGCTCGCCGCCGGCGGCGCGCGCGTGATCGTCAATTATCGCAGCGACGAGGCGGCCGCGCAGGCGACCGTGGACGGCATCCTGGCCGCAGGCGGCGACGCGGTGCTGCACCGTGCCGACGTGACCAAGGCGTCCGAAGTCGCGGGTCTGGTCGAGGCAGCGGGCGAGCGGATCGATATCCTCGTCAACCTGGCGGGCGGCATGGTCGCACGCAAGACGCTGGCCGAAATGGACGAGGCGTTCTTCGACCAGGTGATGGAGTTGAACCTGAAATCGGCCTTCCTCGTCACCAAGGCGGCATTGCCGAAGCTTGGCAAGGGATCGGCGATCGTCAACGTCGCGTCGCTCGCGGGTCGTGACGGGGGCGGTCCGGGCGCGTCGATCTATGCCACGTCCAAGGGCGCGTTGATGACGCTGACCCGGTCCTGGGCGAAGGAAATGGGGCCGCAGGGGATCCGCGTGAATGCGGTGTGCCCGGGGCTGATCGGCACCAGCTTCCACGACATCTTCTCCAAGCCGGAAGGGCGCGCGGCCGTCGCGGGCAACACCCCGCTGCGTCGCGAAGGCCATCCGGACGATGTCGCCGACCTGATCGCGTATCTCGCCTCCGACGAAGCATCGTTCCTGACGGGGACGTGCGTCGACATCAATGGCGGGCTGGGCTTCTCGTGA
- a CDS encoding chondroitinase-B domain-containing protein: MERNYFDRCDGEVEIISVKSGGNVIRENTIFQSQGSIVLRHGNGNLVSRNVILAGGKASTGGIRVINRDQIVRDNYIEANRGTDFTSAIAVMNGVPNSAINRYTQVENAVIERNTIIDPARILFGAGNDAERTAPPIKSRFADNLIAAQKDPFRSEGDVSGIALSGNVIDFASSTAGLTRRALKLTRAGNGLLYAAGVEAGAPRDLAPVTKAEVGPAWYPKTELASGFGTGRTHAVRPGGLARASAVAGAGDVLRLSPGAYAVSAPIRVSKPLTITGPATARITYSTPVLFQLAEGGSVRIEGTTISGNGAVVRSAPTSTIASYAVELVGTAFRNIDGDVIATTPATLADHVTIDRASFDTVSGTVVAAAAETTKLGHYPIERTVITDSRFAGVGRIADVARLGTDESTFGPSFTMTGSTVAGGGTPAITLSGVQSTTIARNGFDRTGGIEIAHSVGAPDTIITGNRFAGTPAPKIASLYRQGTPRVTLSDNIGIAQ, from the coding sequence GTGGAGCGCAATTACTTCGACCGGTGCGACGGCGAGGTCGAGATCATCTCGGTCAAATCGGGCGGCAACGTCATTCGCGAGAATACGATCTTCCAGTCGCAGGGGTCGATCGTGCTGCGGCACGGCAACGGCAATCTCGTCAGCCGCAACGTCATCCTGGCGGGCGGCAAGGCATCGACCGGCGGCATCCGCGTCATCAACCGCGACCAGATCGTGCGCGACAATTATATCGAGGCGAACCGCGGCACCGATTTTACGTCGGCAATCGCGGTGATGAACGGCGTGCCGAATTCCGCGATCAACCGCTACACGCAGGTCGAGAATGCCGTGATCGAACGCAACACGATCATCGATCCCGCGCGCATCCTGTTCGGGGCGGGCAACGATGCGGAGCGTACAGCGCCGCCGATCAAAAGCCGGTTCGCCGACAATCTGATCGCCGCGCAGAAGGACCCGTTCCGCAGCGAAGGCGACGTGTCGGGGATCGCGCTGTCCGGCAACGTGATCGATTTCGCGTCATCGACCGCGGGTCTGACGCGCCGCGCGCTGAAACTCACGCGCGCCGGAAACGGCCTGCTTTATGCGGCGGGCGTCGAAGCCGGTGCGCCGCGCGATCTGGCGCCAGTGACGAAGGCGGAGGTCGGGCCGGCCTGGTATCCAAAGACCGAGCTGGCGTCGGGGTTCGGGACCGGGCGCACGCATGCGGTTCGGCCCGGCGGGCTGGCCCGGGCGAGCGCCGTCGCCGGGGCAGGGGACGTTCTTCGTTTAAGCCCTGGGGCCTATGCCGTGTCCGCGCCAATCCGCGTCTCGAAACCGCTGACGATCACCGGCCCCGCCACCGCGCGCATCACCTATTCGACGCCGGTCCTGTTCCAGTTGGCGGAGGGCGGCAGTGTTAGGATCGAAGGGACGACGATCAGCGGCAACGGAGCCGTGGTCCGGTCCGCGCCGACATCGACAATCGCGAGCTATGCGGTCGAACTGGTCGGCACGGCGTTCCGGAACATCGACGGCGACGTGATCGCCACGACGCCGGCGACGCTTGCAGATCACGTCACGATCGATCGCGCCAGTTTCGACACCGTGTCGGGGACGGTCGTCGCGGCGGCGGCGGAGACGACGAAGCTCGGCCATTATCCGATCGAGCGCACCGTCATCACCGACAGCCGGTTCGCCGGTGTCGGGCGCATCGCCGATGTCGCGCGGCTCGGCACCGACGAAAGCACGTTCGGGCCAAGCTTCACGATGACGGGATCGACCGTGGCCGGCGGCGGGACGCCCGCAATCACCTTGTCCGGCGTCCAGTCCACGACGATCGCGCGCAATGGTTTCGACCGCACCGGGGGGATCGAGATCGCGCACAGCGTCGGCGCGCCGGACACGATCATCACCGGCAACCGCTTCGCCGGTACGCCCGCGCCGAAGATCGCGAGCCTCTATCGCCAGGGCACGCCGCGCGTGACGCTGAGCGACAATATCGGAATTGCCCAATGA
- a CDS encoding heparinase II/III domain-containing protein: MIRTLALAAFVVAAPAFAQDAKPVLNDPAVLAEMGREAARLPLLASDLARTRAQLDASIRDGVNVPVPKDPGGGATHEQHRRNYQAIYGGGLLYRITGERKYADHARALLLAYAKLYPTLGKHPAASNQVPGRLFWQSLNDSVWLVYAAQGYDAIRDTLSPADRATIDADVFRRMADFLSVETAASFDRIHNHATWAAAGVGMTGYVLRDPKLVTRALKGSDGSGKAGFLRQLDLLFSPDGYYAEGPYYQRYALQPFVMFANAIAKNDPAQKIFQYRGGIVLKAVTTAIQLTYDGYFFPINDAMPDKSLKTDELYQAVAIGYAATRDPALLDIAKWQGRTVLTDDGLAVARDVAAGKAKAFPFASKLFRDGPDGDQGALAVLRDGPGDDAQVLVAKNTAQGMGHGHFDKLNWLLYDHGQAIVTDYGAARFLNIEAKSGGRYLPENDSWAQHTIAHNTLVVNETSHFAAKLKPAEAVAPKQLYFSGTGDTQASIGEMTGAYPGVTFRRTLAQVRVRGLGSPIVVDVLKVKGNAPARYDLPLHYNGHLIDTGFALKSNVTTRPVMGAKKGYQHLWVDATGTPDATNGRVTWMTAGRFYSYRMATPGVQVILAESGANDPKFNLRREPAIIQRLDGAKDATFVSLLEAHGRYDPSTEMVSGSASAVASVTQARAGDADIVTITLVDGRRVILAVADDASPGGKHSATVAGRAFDWTGPIGRMDREAGK, encoded by the coding sequence ATGATCCGTACGCTCGCGCTCGCCGCATTCGTCGTCGCCGCGCCGGCCTTCGCGCAGGATGCGAAGCCCGTGCTGAACGATCCCGCGGTGCTGGCGGAAATGGGGCGCGAGGCGGCGCGATTGCCGTTGCTGGCCAGCGATCTGGCGCGGACGCGCGCGCAACTGGACGCATCGATCCGCGACGGCGTCAACGTGCCCGTGCCAAAGGATCCGGGCGGCGGCGCGACGCATGAGCAGCATCGCCGCAACTATCAGGCGATCTATGGTGGCGGGTTGCTGTACCGCATCACCGGCGAGCGGAAATATGCCGATCACGCGCGCGCGCTGCTGCTCGCCTATGCCAAGCTGTATCCGACGCTCGGCAAGCATCCCGCGGCGTCGAACCAGGTGCCGGGGCGGCTGTTCTGGCAGAGCCTGAACGACAGCGTGTGGCTGGTCTATGCCGCGCAAGGGTATGACGCGATCCGCGATACGCTGTCCCCGGCGGATCGCGCGACGATCGATGCCGACGTGTTCCGGCGGATGGCCGATTTCCTGTCGGTTGAGACCGCGGCGAGTTTCGACCGGATCCACAATCACGCGACCTGGGCGGCCGCCGGGGTCGGGATGACGGGGTATGTTCTGCGGGATCCGAAGCTCGTCACGCGCGCGCTGAAGGGCAGCGACGGCAGCGGCAAGGCCGGGTTCCTGCGGCAGCTGGACCTGCTGTTTTCGCCCGACGGTTATTATGCGGAAGGGCCCTATTATCAGCGCTACGCCCTGCAACCGTTCGTTATGTTTGCCAATGCGATCGCGAAGAACGATCCGGCGCAGAAGATCTTCCAGTATCGCGGCGGGATCGTGCTGAAGGCGGTCACGACGGCGATCCAGCTGACGTATGACGGCTATTTCTTCCCGATCAACGACGCGATGCCGGACAAGAGCCTGAAGACCGACGAACTGTATCAGGCAGTCGCGATCGGTTATGCCGCGACGCGCGATCCGGCGTTGCTGGATATCGCCAAGTGGCAGGGGCGGACGGTGCTGACCGATGACGGTCTGGCGGTCGCGCGCGATGTCGCGGCGGGGAAGGCGAAGGCGTTTCCGTTCGCGTCCAAGCTGTTCCGCGACGGGCCGGACGGCGATCAGGGTGCGCTGGCGGTGTTGCGCGACGGACCGGGCGACGATGCGCAGGTGCTGGTCGCGAAGAACACCGCGCAGGGCATGGGGCATGGCCATTTCGACAAGCTCAACTGGCTGCTCTACGATCACGGCCAGGCGATCGTCACCGATTACGGTGCGGCGCGGTTCCTGAATATCGAGGCGAAATCGGGCGGGCGCTATCTGCCCGAGAACGACAGTTGGGCGCAGCATACGATCGCGCACAACACGCTGGTGGTGAACGAGACGAGCCACTTCGCCGCCAAGCTGAAACCGGCTGAGGCGGTTGCGCCGAAGCAACTGTATTTCAGCGGTACCGGCGACACGCAGGCGTCGATCGGCGAGATGACCGGCGCCTATCCCGGCGTCACGTTCCGCCGCACGTTGGCGCAGGTGCGCGTGCGCGGGCTGGGCAGTCCGATCGTCGTCGACGTGCTGAAGGTGAAGGGCAATGCGCCGGCCCGGTACGACCTGCCGCTGCACTATAACGGGCATTTGATCGACACGGGCTTCGCGCTGAAATCGAACGTCACGACGCGTCCGGTGATGGGTGCGAAGAAGGGCTATCAGCATCTGTGGGTCGATGCGACTGGCACACCGGATGCGACCAACGGGCGGGTCACGTGGATGACCGCCGGGCGGTTCTACAGCTACCGCATGGCGACGCCGGGGGTGCAGGTGATCCTGGCCGAAAGCGGCGCGAACGATCCGAAATTCAACCTGCGCCGCGAACCCGCGATCATCCAGCGGCTGGACGGGGCGAAGGACGCGACGTTCGTCAGTCTGCTGGAGGCGCATGGCCGCTACGACCCGTCCACCGAAATGGTTTCGGGCAGCGCGAGCGCGGTGGCGAGCGTGACGCAGGCCCGCGCCGGCGATGCCGATATCGTCACGATCACGTTGGTCGACGGCCGCCGCGTGATCCTGGCCGTTGCCGACGACGCCAGCCCCGGCGGCAAGCATTCCGCAACCGTCGCGGGGCGCGCGTTCGACTGGACCGGGCCGATCGGACGCATGGATCGCGAGGCAGGCAAATGA
- a CDS encoding rhamnogalacturonan acetylesterase, whose product MRGALFVAACVAALPAAAQQKPARTDAAKLDAYKIVLVGDSTMAPISGWASMFCAHHVKATVACLNVGRGGRSTRSYRQEGSWDTAIAEARVPGYKATYVLIQFGHNDQSSVAERWTDLATEFGPNLTRMVQEVRTAGAIPVLLTPLTRREFKQGKLNNTLEPWSAAVRKVATELKVPLIDLNMRSAALVQQLGAEKATQLAQAAPTAEELVAAKAGTTLKPRSAEEARLPDVPTTATGPRGQFTRKFDYTHVGDIGATVFAKLVANDLAVAVPDLRNQIAP is encoded by the coding sequence GTGAGGGGCGCGCTGTTCGTCGCCGCATGCGTCGCGGCATTGCCTGCCGCCGCTCAGCAGAAACCCGCGCGGACGGACGCGGCGAAGCTGGACGCGTACAAGATCGTGCTGGTCGGGGATTCGACGATGGCGCCGATATCCGGCTGGGCATCGATGTTCTGCGCGCATCACGTGAAGGCGACGGTCGCGTGCCTGAACGTCGGTCGGGGCGGCCGTTCGACGCGCAGTTACCGGCAGGAAGGATCGTGGGATACCGCGATCGCGGAGGCGCGCGTGCCGGGATACAAGGCGACATACGTCCTGATCCAGTTCGGGCATAACGACCAGTCGAGCGTTGCCGAACGCTGGACCGACCTCGCGACCGAGTTCGGGCCGAACCTGACCCGCATGGTGCAGGAGGTTCGCACGGCGGGGGCGATCCCGGTACTGCTGACGCCGCTGACGCGGCGCGAATTCAAGCAGGGCAAGCTGAACAATACGCTGGAGCCGTGGTCCGCCGCCGTCCGCAAGGTCGCGACGGAATTGAAGGTGCCGTTGATCGATCTGAACATGAGAAGCGCGGCACTGGTCCAGCAACTCGGCGCGGAGAAGGCGACGCAACTCGCGCAGGCCGCGCCGACGGCAGAGGAACTTGTCGCGGCGAAGGCCGGAACGACGCTGAAACCGCGCAGCGCGGAGGAAGCGCGGTTGCCCGACGTGCCGACCACGGCCACCGGCCCGCGCGGCCAGTTCACACGCAAGTTCGACTACACGCATGTCGGCGACATCGGCGCGACCGTCTTTGCAAAACTGGTCGCCAACGACCTGGCGGTCGCGGTTCCAGACCTGCGGAACCAAATCGCCCCGTAA